GTGGGAGGCCGGAACCCCAGCGCGAGCGCTTCCCAGAGCGCGCTCCGGGCCAGGGCCAGATCATCCGGCGCGAGCCCGGCGCTCTCAGATGGAGTTGGCATGCTGGCTCCCGCGGACGTGGATCGGCTCGTCGACGGTCGTCCGAAACAGCTCCTCGCCGTCCCGGCCATAGGCGATTACCGTGTCGTTGTACAGCGTGATCTCGCGGCCGCGCAGCGTCCCCTCGTACGTCTTCGGCCCCTCGACGACCTTGTAGCCGAAGATCATGCGATTCGAGCGGCGGAAGAGCTGCAGCACGGCCAGCAGCTCCCGATCGGGATTCTCGTAACGCTCGATGGCCTGGTCGACGCCGGGACCGAACATCTGGCGCAGATAGGGTCGCGGCACCCACCGGGGCGGGATGTAGTACCCGTTGGGCTCCGTGCCGAACTGCGGGTAGAGCGGCAGGGCCACCCGGGCGACGTGGACGAGGTAATAGAGCGGATGCTGCCGGTCCTCGGCCCACGTCCCGTCGCGGTTGAGCTTCACCAGGCCCTGCATCCGGATCTGGCCGATGCACGCGGTCATGCAACGCGTCTCCAGCGGCACGCCGCCGCTCTCCGGATCCTTGCCCTCGATCCGGGGATAGCAGGCGATGCACTTCTCCGACACCCGCGTGTTGCCCCGGTACATCGACTTCTTGTACGGACAGGCCTCCACGCACTTGCGATAGCCCCGGCACTCGGCCTGGTCGATGAGCACGATGCCGTCCTCGGGCCGCTTGTAGATGGCCTTGCGCGGGCAGGCGGCGAGGCAGGCCGGATACTGGCAGTGGTTGCAGATCCGGGCCAGATAGAAGAACCACGTCTTGTGCTCGGGCAGCGCCTCTCCGGTCTTGTGGTACTCGCCGGGCACCCCCCGGGTGCCCACCGGGTTGTCCTCATAGATGTTGGGCGAGTTCCACTCCTCGTCCGTCGGCAGGTAGCCCAGGACGCGGGCGCTGTCGGGGGTCAGCATCCGCTCGGCCTCGAAGATCGTGCGTCCCTCGAAGCGGCCCCAGGGAGCCCGGCGGTCGTCGCCGAGGGCGCCTGTCCAGCCCCGGCCCTCGGGATTGGCCCGGTCGAGCAATTCCAGAATTTTCATGTCCCAGAACATGGGGTAGCCGCCGTAGGGCTTCGTCTCCACATTCGCCCACCACATGTGCTCCTGGCCCTTGGCGAAGGTCCAGGTGGACTTGCAGGCCATGGTGCAGCTCTGGCAGGCGATGCAGCGGTTGATGTTGAACACGAACGCGAACTGCCGCTCAGGATAGGCCGCCTGATAGGGAAAGGCCATCTCGCGGCCGAGGTGCCAGTTGTGGACGTGGGCCATAGGCTAGTCCCCCCGATGCCGGCCGAAGACGTTCACGCACTCGGCGACGATGGCCGTGACCTCGGCCTCCCCGAGCTGCCGGAGCGCCTGGTGAGCGCCCGCGTAGAACGGCGACCGGAACAGGCGAAGGATCTGCGGGCCATTGAAGCCCAGGCGGGCGAACTCCTCGGCGAAGACCCAGGCCATGTCGCGGGCAGCGTCGCCCTCCGCGGGGAGGCTGACCCCGACGAGGACGGTAGGATCGCTGGGATCAGGATCGGCGAACGGCATGATCAGGCCCTCCGGTAGAGGTCGCCGGCCAGGTAGCGCTTCATGAAGGCATTCTCGTTGTCGGGCGTGAACCCCGTCGTGGTCGGCGCCCACACGCCGATGCCCCCGAGGCCGCCGTCTTCCGCCTTGGTGATTCTGACCAGCGTCTCCTTGGGGACCGTGTTCAGCGCGTGGTTGTCGGCTTCGCCGCCGAAGATGAAGCTCATGGAGACCTTGGCCTTGTGGAAGAGCGTGTCGGTCTGGTGCATGGGCATGTGCCAGTTGCGGGTGACCGACTGCTGGGAGCCGTAGCGGAGGTTCGCCTGGTAGCCGGTGTTCGCCGACAGCGCGCGGCCGTCGGGGCGGGTCTCGTGGGCGCGCACGCTCTTCTCGGTGGCGATGAACGGGGCGTGCTTCATCATGACGATGTTGTACGGGTAGGCGTGGTTGTACTTCACCCGCAGCATGCAGCGCGCCACCTTGTAGAACGGGTCGCCCGGCTTCGCCCCCAGGTACGGGCGGTCGGCCGGATTGGCGTCGACGTAGACGTAGTCGCCGTCGTTGATCCCGAGGTCGCGCGCCGCCTTCGGGTTCAGGTGGATCTGGTGCTCGCCGACCGACGGCGAGCGGCGGTCGAGCCGGTACGGGTCGCCGAAGTTGGAGTCGTAGAGCATGTGCCAGTCGACGTTGGACCAGCTGGAGTGCACGCGGTGGCGCGTCTTGGGGGTCAGGCAGTAGAACCGGAAGCCCCGCTCCCAGAGGAAGTTCCTCGTCGACTTGACCTGCGACCACGGCAGCTTGACGTTGCGGATCGTGCGGGCGTCCCAGTGCTCGGCGGTGAGGGGGATCCCGTAGTCCTGGGGCCGGACATGGGGGTTCGCGGTGACGATCACGTTGGGCAGGTAGGGCGTGGCCTCCGGTCCCTCGCGGTGGACGATGAAGTTCTCGCCGTACTCGATGGCCTCGGGCACGTCGGCGTAGGCGTGCAGGCGCCCGGTGTCGGTGTGGAACGGCTCGCTGTCGTGCACCTGCTCCCAGAAGGGGATGCGGG
This DNA window, taken from Candidatus Methylomirabilota bacterium, encodes the following:
- a CDS encoding 4Fe-4S dicluster domain-containing protein, whose translation is MAHVHNWHLGREMAFPYQAAYPERQFAFVFNINRCIACQSCTMACKSTWTFAKGQEHMWWANVETKPYGGYPMFWDMKILELLDRANPEGRGWTGALGDDRRAPWGRFEGRTIFEAERMLTPDSARVLGYLPTDEEWNSPNIYEDNPVGTRGVPGEYHKTGEALPEHKTWFFYLARICNHCQYPACLAACPRKAIYKRPEDGIVLIDQAECRGYRKCVEACPYKKSMYRGNTRVSEKCIACYPRIEGKDPESGGVPLETRCMTACIGQIRMQGLVKLNRDGTWAEDRQHPLYYLVHVARVALPLYPQFGTEPNGYYIPPRWVPRPYLRQMFGPGVDQAIERYENPDRELLAVLQLFRRSNRMIFGYKVVEGPKTYEGTLRGREITLYNDTVIAYGRDGEELFRTTVDEPIHVRGSQHANSI
- a CDS encoding nitrate oxidoreductase subunit alpha yields the protein AGIAKALGETTGDRRFADYFKFALEGRREVYIQRLLDTSTTTAGYRLADIMAGRYGPPGGALMLFRTYPRIPFWEQVHDSEPFHTDTGRLHAYADVPEAIEYGENFIVHREGPEATPYLPNVIVTANPHVRPQDYGIPLTAEHWDARTIRNVKLPWSQVKSTRNFLWERGFRFYCLTPKTRHRVHSSWSNVDWHMLYDSNFGDPYRLDRRSPSVGEHQIHLNPKAARDLGINDGDYVYVDANPADRPYLGAKPGDPFYKVARCMLRVKYNHAYPYNIVMMKHAPFIATEKSVRAHETRPDGRALSANTGYQANLRYGSQQSVTRNWHMPMHQTDTLFHKAKVSMSFIFGGEADNHALNTVPKETLVRITKAEDGGLGGIGVWAPTTTGFTPDNENAFMKRYLAGDLYRRA